Proteins found in one Clostridium kluyveri DSM 555 genomic segment:
- a CDS encoding radical SAM protein, whose translation MKHKFNNLEKNTKEIVTNSIFHLINKDPEKNVNKLFGIMKKAIKNDDTKNIITKIEKYYNENPSTREYVEDILKNTDKNCLKKIYSNFWSNGVWYGKSRRKKVGEENDTKIPFALLISPSMRCNLRCTGCYAANYSKKDDIPNKDIDRLIREAKDMGIYYIVVLGGETFINKYMLDIYKKYNDMYFMPFTNGTLFDEKLADKLVDLGNVMPMFSIEGWEKETDKRRGSGVFNSVIKAMELLKERGMPFGASTAVSNTNLDVVTSDEFIEMLIKKGARMLWYFIFMPVGDNPIETMDYMLSPKERIYLGRKNRKIRSTKKIFTIDFFNDAPYVGGCISGKYYCHINSKQDVEPCIFSHFATTNVKDKPLIEAFKSPYFRLLRSRQPYNKNLLMPCPMIDNPQEIRNIVKETGAYATHSSAELMVTDENFMNKLDKLAEEFKPAAEQAFAEDFDNTGNYRMSKG comes from the coding sequence ATGAAACATAAATTTAATAATTTAGAAAAAAATACAAAGGAAATAGTTACTAATTCTATATTTCATTTGATAAATAAAGATCCAGAAAAAAATGTTAACAAATTATTTGGCATTATGAAAAAAGCAATTAAAAATGATGATACAAAAAACATAATTACAAAAATTGAAAAATACTATAATGAAAATCCATCAACAAGGGAATATGTTGAAGACATACTAAAAAATACAGACAAAAACTGCTTGAAAAAAATTTACTCTAATTTTTGGAGCAATGGAGTATGGTATGGAAAATCAAGAAGAAAAAAGGTTGGTGAAGAAAATGATACAAAAATTCCATTTGCCTTACTTATCAGTCCATCAATGAGATGTAATCTGAGATGTACTGGATGTTATGCTGCAAATTATTCTAAGAAAGACGATATTCCTAATAAAGATATAGATAGGCTCATAAGAGAGGCCAAAGATATGGGAATATACTATATAGTTGTTTTAGGGGGAGAAACATTCATTAATAAATATATGTTGGATATTTATAAGAAATATAATGACATGTATTTTATGCCTTTTACCAATGGTACATTGTTTGATGAAAAATTAGCTGATAAACTAGTTGATTTAGGCAATGTAATGCCGATGTTTTCGATTGAAGGATGGGAGAAAGAAACAGATAAAAGAAGAGGGAGTGGAGTTTTTAATTCAGTCATAAAAGCAATGGAGTTATTAAAAGAAAGAGGAATGCCCTTTGGTGCTTCAACAGCAGTATCTAATACCAATCTAGACGTTGTTACTTCAGATGAGTTTATAGAAATGTTGATTAAAAAGGGAGCTAGAATGCTTTGGTATTTCATATTTATGCCTGTTGGAGATAATCCAATAGAAACAATGGATTATATGCTTTCTCCAAAAGAAAGAATATATCTTGGAAGGAAAAACAGAAAAATTAGATCTACAAAGAAAATATTTACAATTGATTTTTTTAATGATGCTCCTTATGTTGGAGGCTGTATCTCGGGTAAATACTATTGTCATATTAATTCAAAACAAGATGTGGAACCTTGTATTTTTTCTCATTTTGCAACAACAAACGTAAAAGATAAACCTTTAATTGAAGCTTTCAAATCACCATATTTTAGGCTCTTAAGAAGTAGGCAGCCATACAATAAAAATTTGTTAATGCCATGTCCTATGATTGATAATCCCCAGGAAATTAGAAATATTGTAAAAGAAACGGGAGCGTATGCTACTCATTCCAGCGCAGAATTAATGGTTACAGATGAAAATTTTATGAATAAGTTGGATAAATTGGCGGAAGAATTTAAACCTGCTGCAGAACAAGCATTTGCAGAAGATTTTGATAATACTGGTAATTACCGCATGTCAAAGGGTTAG
- a CDS encoding putative ABC transporter permease has protein sequence MIEFTNLFLYFVIYSFLGWVLETAFVSIKERKLINRGFLTACFCPIYGFAAILIIKFSSLITMNMKNYYLSTFVSILLSIILVSALEYLTGFVLELIFNCKWWDYSDNFANLHGYICLKYSLLWGLLGFILIQVIHPLILQEVINIPVQIKLYYSLILISYFIMDTIKSIIDALDLKKVIFNYSNFTINKYYQKILKYQRIFRAYPRLMILNAGIINRDIRSILNDRIDKIKMELKNRLQ, from the coding sequence ATGATAGAATTCACTAATTTGTTTTTATATTTTGTAATTTATTCTTTTTTGGGATGGGTTCTTGAAACGGCTTTTGTGAGTATAAAGGAGAGAAAGCTTATTAACAGAGGTTTTCTGACAGCTTGTTTTTGTCCAATATATGGATTCGCAGCCATATTAATTATTAAATTCTCTTCATTAATAACTATGAACATGAAAAATTACTATTTATCCACATTTGTAAGTATTTTACTTTCAATTATTCTGGTTTCTGCATTGGAATATTTAACTGGATTTGTTCTGGAATTGATTTTTAATTGTAAATGGTGGGATTACAGTGATAACTTTGCAAATCTCCATGGCTATATTTGTTTGAAATATTCACTTCTTTGGGGATTACTTGGATTTATATTGATACAGGTAATACATCCTTTAATTTTACAGGAAGTTATTAATATTCCAGTTCAGATAAAATTATATTATTCTTTAATTTTAATTTCGTATTTTATAATGGATACAATTAAGTCAATAATTGATGCATTAGACTTGAAAAAAGTTATTTTCAATTATTCCAATTTTACTATAAATAAATATTATCAAAAAATATTAAAATATCAAAGAATATTTAGAGCATATCCTCGATTAATGATTTTAAATGCCGGCATAATAAATCGTGATATTAGGAGTATTTTAAATGATAGAATTGATAAAATCAAAATGGAACTTAAAAATAGACTACAGTAG
- a CDS encoding phasin family protein, whose product MANIFEKSIDLGIGTLIYSREKIEEMVDKLVNKGEIAKKDAHQFTYDLVKKGEEQRAQIKSIVKDEVAEVLNSMNIARKEDIVSKDEIKDIIKEQLKIAFNDLKAMDENKVE is encoded by the coding sequence ATGGCCAATATATTTGAAAAATCAATTGATTTAGGAATAGGTACGCTTATATATTCAAGAGAAAAAATCGAAGAAATGGTTGATAAGCTTGTTAACAAAGGAGAAATAGCAAAAAAAGATGCACATCAATTTACCTATGATTTGGTAAAAAAAGGTGAGGAACAAAGGGCTCAGATAAAAAGTATTGTTAAAGATGAAGTTGCTGAAGTGTTAAACAGTATGAATATTGCCAGAAAAGAAGACATAGTTTCAAAAGATGAAATAAAGGATATTATAAAAGAACAACTAAAAATAGCATTTAATGATCTTAAGGCAATGGATGAGAATAAAGTTGAATAA
- the gatA gene encoding Asp-tRNA(Asn)/Glu-tRNA(Gln) amidotransferase subunit GatA: MTITAHKLKDMIKNREISVEEIARTYLDRVDEVDGKLGAYLYVASEGLLQKAKELDKKISRGEILGKLFGIPISVKDNISVENMQNTCASRMLTGYISPYDAHVVEKIKFHQGIIIGKTNMDEFAMGSSTENSSIKLSRNPWDLNRVPGGSSGGSAISVAAGEAALSIGTDTGGSIRQPASFCGVVGLKPTYGRISRYGAVAFGSTLDQIGTIAADVEDCALLTECISGMDKRDFTTADMEVPKYSKSLSKDIKGMRIGIPKEYFGEGLNDKVRKSVEEAILVLKENGAQIKECSIPLSEYALAAYYIIASAEASSNLARFDGIRYGYRSKNFKDAVDIYFKSRSEGLGSEVKRRIVLGTYVLSEGYYDDYYKKALKVRKLIRNQFEDIMKEFHAIISPTCPTTAFKIDEKKEDVMAMYLSDIYTVPANITGIPAISIPCGMVDGLPVGLQIMSGYFRENILFNVAYSFEQSTKWHSITPDIQKEDRNYGI, encoded by the coding sequence ATGACAATAACTGCACATAAATTAAAAGATATGATAAAAAATAGAGAAATAAGTGTAGAAGAAATTGCAAGGACCTATCTAGATAGAGTAGATGAAGTAGATGGTAAGTTAGGAGCTTATTTATATGTAGCATCAGAAGGTTTATTGCAAAAGGCAAAGGAATTAGATAAAAAAATAAGCAGAGGTGAAATTTTAGGAAAGCTTTTTGGTATACCTATTTCTGTGAAAGATAATATAAGTGTAGAAAATATGCAAAATACCTGTGCTTCTAGAATGTTAACAGGATATATATCACCTTATGATGCACATGTCGTAGAAAAAATAAAGTTTCATCAGGGAATAATTATAGGTAAAACTAATATGGATGAATTTGCCATGGGTTCTTCTACGGAAAATAGTTCTATAAAACTCTCTAGGAATCCGTGGGATCTGAATAGGGTGCCAGGAGGGTCTTCAGGAGGTTCTGCAATCTCAGTGGCAGCAGGAGAAGCTGCACTATCCATTGGTACCGATACAGGAGGTTCTATAAGACAGCCTGCATCTTTTTGCGGAGTAGTGGGTTTAAAACCAACCTATGGTAGAATTTCAAGATATGGGGCGGTTGCATTTGGTTCCACCCTAGATCAAATAGGAACTATAGCAGCAGATGTAGAAGATTGTGCACTTTTAACTGAGTGTATATCTGGAATGGATAAAAGGGATTTTACTACAGCAGATATGGAAGTACCCAAATACAGTAAAAGCTTGAGCAAAGATATTAAGGGAATGAGGATAGGGATACCTAAAGAATATTTTGGAGAAGGATTGAATGATAAGGTTAGGAAATCTGTAGAAGAAGCAATTTTGGTACTTAAAGAAAATGGAGCACAGATTAAAGAATGTTCAATTCCATTATCAGAATATGCACTGGCAGCTTATTATATAATTGCAAGTGCTGAGGCTTCTTCTAATCTTGCCAGATTTGATGGAATAAGATATGGTTATAGATCGAAAAACTTTAAAGATGCAGTGGACATATATTTTAAATCCAGAAGCGAAGGATTGGGCAGTGAAGTAAAAAGAAGAATAGTTCTTGGAACTTATGTACTTTCTGAAGGATATTATGATGATTATTATAAAAAAGCTCTAAAGGTTAGAAAACTTATAAGAAATCAATTTGAAGATATAATGAAGGAATTTCATGCAATTATCTCTCCCACGTGTCCCACTACAGCTTTTAAAATAGATGAAAAAAAAGAAGATGTGATGGCAATGTATTTGTCGGATATTTATACTGTACCGGCCAATATAACAGGTATACCTGCTATATCTATTCCCTGTGGCATGGTAGATGGTCTTCCAGTAGGACTTCAGATTATGTCTGGTTATTTTAGGGAGAACATACTTTTTAATGTAGCCTATAGTTTTGAACAATCCACTAAATGGCATAGTATTACTCCAGATATACAAAAGGAGGATAGAAACTATGGAATTTGA
- a CDS encoding TetR/AcrR family transcriptional regulator — MTNEVENVSQSQRILNAAFNCIALKGYANVSLRDIADEAGVVLSQLNYYYKNKEGLFTEIIKVLSKKYLTEIEQELIKGNTAVEKLTNIINYFRKILAEQPELFKVLYDITGMALWSSTFITLVKNLYINLSDMIEKYIVRDYFGENNKKRYSLEALSKMILGTLIGTAIQSVLNPEESMDESLNAIKIIFE, encoded by the coding sequence ATGACAAATGAAGTGGAAAATGTAAGTCAATCACAAAGGATACTTAATGCAGCATTTAACTGTATAGCTTTAAAGGGTTATGCAAATGTATCTTTAAGAGATATAGCAGACGAGGCAGGAGTAGTTTTGAGTCAGTTAAATTACTATTATAAGAATAAAGAGGGATTATTTACAGAAATAATTAAGGTTTTATCTAAAAAATATTTAACTGAAATAGAACAAGAATTAATAAAAGGTAATACTGCTGTAGAGAAGCTTACAAACATAATTAATTATTTTCGCAAGATATTAGCCGAGCAACCAGAGCTATTTAAAGTGCTTTATGATATAACTGGTATGGCTTTATGGTCTTCAACATTTATAACATTAGTTAAAAATTTGTATATAAATTTATCGGATATGATTGAGAAATATATTGTAAGGGACTATTTTGGAGAAAATAATAAAAAAAGATATTCTTTAGAGGCCTTGTCTAAAATGATTTTAGGAACATTAATTGGCACTGCCATTCAAAGTGTTCTTAATCCAGAAGAAAGTATGGATGAATCATTAAATGCAATAAAAATAATCTTTGAATAA
- a CDS encoding HD family phosphohydrolase has product MIELIKSKWNLKIDYSSYNEYKEVVIDLVNTPVVRSMEKFIQHGDISCLSHCVNVSYYSYIICKFLGFDYMAAARGGLLHDFFLYDWHISKPQNGMHGFTHPATALKNSNKYFILNDIENDIIEKHMWPLTLELPKYKEAFIVSFVDKYCAFMELIGSKHREKLSCIKECLIDSDNP; this is encoded by the coding sequence ATGATAGAATTGATAAAATCAAAATGGAACTTAAAAATAGACTACAGTAGTTATAACGAATACAAGGAAGTTGTTATTGATTTAGTAAATACCCCTGTTGTACGTTCAATGGAAAAGTTCATACAACATGGTGACATATCATGTCTTTCACATTGTGTTAATGTATCATATTACAGTTATATAATTTGTAAATTTTTAGGGTTTGACTATATGGCAGCCGCAAGAGGTGGACTGCTTCATGATTTCTTTCTATATGATTGGCATATTTCAAAACCGCAAAATGGAATGCATGGGTTTACCCATCCAGCTACAGCACTGAAAAATTCAAATAAATATTTTATTTTAAATGATATTGAAAATGATATTATAGAAAAACATATGTGGCCTTTAACCTTGGAATTACCAAAATATAAAGAAGCTTTCATAGTATCTTTTGTAGACAAATATTGTGCATTTATGGAATTGATTGGGTCAAAACATAGAGAAAAATTGAGCTGTATAAAAGAGTGCTTAATTGACTCGGATAATCCATAA
- a CDS encoding patatin-like phospholipase family protein: MIGLALEGGGAKGAFHMGATKAFIEEGYKFHGIVGTSIGAINGAVIAQGDFEKGYNWWTKIDISTIFNLEKIHMQKFMNRNIDKETLIYILSAMKNIIENRGIDTKKMREILNNIIDEDKLRKSKIDFGMVTVSISDFKPLNLYKEDIPNGKMINYLMASANFPIFRIEPLDDRYYIDGGFYDNCPINLLVKKKYTEIIAIRTLGIGPVQKVKNKNVKIVNIIPSESLGRVLNFDNDLIQTNLKMGYCDAMRFIKKLKGRKYYIESIYTEKTFFYKLSSMSKNTIDNLSIIMKLPSMDPLKLLFERILPDISKIINIQALASYEDIVIGILEYMAEKRQIERYKVYTLDDFIKVIKNVNLQKVSDSNKLTLDIIKKIKLTSTTYPKEIILEQIGNELLGVFE; this comes from the coding sequence ATGATTGGATTAGCTTTAGAAGGTGGAGGTGCAAAAGGGGCTTTTCATATGGGAGCCACAAAGGCATTTATTGAAGAGGGATACAAATTTCATGGTATAGTAGGTACGTCAATTGGAGCAATTAATGGTGCAGTTATTGCTCAAGGTGATTTTGAAAAGGGATATAATTGGTGGACTAAAATAGATATATCTACAATATTTAATCTGGAAAAGATTCATATGCAAAAATTCATGAATAGAAATATAGATAAAGAAACCTTAATCTATATATTATCAGCAATGAAAAATATAATAGAAAATAGAGGTATCGATACAAAAAAAATGAGAGAAATATTAAATAATATTATTGATGAAGATAAATTAAGAAAATCAAAAATTGATTTTGGAATGGTTACAGTTTCTATATCAGATTTTAAACCATTAAATCTTTACAAAGAGGATATACCAAACGGCAAGATGATAAATTATTTGATGGCAAGCGCCAATTTTCCTATATTTAGAATAGAACCTTTGGATGATAGATATTATATAGATGGCGGTTTTTATGATAACTGTCCTATTAATCTTCTTGTAAAAAAAAAGTATACAGAAATAATAGCTATAAGAACTTTGGGTATAGGTCCTGTACAAAAAGTTAAAAATAAAAATGTAAAAATAGTGAATATTATTCCTTCTGAAAGTTTAGGCAGAGTTTTAAATTTTGATAATGATCTTATTCAAACGAATTTAAAAATGGGATACTGTGATGCTATGCGCTTTATTAAAAAACTTAAAGGAAGGAAATATTATATTGAATCTATATATACTGAAAAAACATTCTTTTACAAATTATCATCTATGTCTAAGAATACGATAGATAATTTAAGTATAATTATGAAATTGCCTTCAATGGATCCATTGAAACTATTATTTGAAAGAATACTTCCAGATATATCTAAAATTATCAATATCCAGGCTTTAGCTAGCTATGAAGATATTGTAATAGGAATTTTAGAATATATGGCAGAAAAAAGACAAATAGAAAGATATAAAGTTTATACTTTGGATGATTTCATAAAAGTTATTAAAAATGTTAACTTACAGAAAGTAAGCGATTCAAATAAATTAACTTTAGATATTATAAAAAAGATAAAACTAACATCAACAACATATCCTAAGGAAATTATATTAGAACAAATAGGAAATGAATTATTGGGGGTTTTTGAATAA
- a CDS encoding ABC1 kinase family protein, with protein sequence MKINSNKAVKRYKQIVNILLKYGFGLIMEKIGILKHLNIKKTASNDKMVNIKFSRGERLRLAFEELGPVFIKLGQFLSTREDIFPKDIIEELKKLQDSVKPFSFSDVKLMIETEFNEKIENIYKEFDKNPLAAASISQVHRARLNSGKDVAVKIQRPKIEKDISLDLKILKDISNFINHYTKYGKLYDFKSMALEFENNIKGELDFIKEGENTEIFRNNCKQDKSIKAPEIKWIYTSKRVLTMEYVDGIKIDKFDELDKAGLDKKMLAKKISESICNQIFRDGFFHGDPHPGNLLVLSDGRIVFLDFGIVCRLGEERKRIMADFFVGIALKDKRKIIKSFIDMGTVRSRQNFKKFEIELGEIIDKYMTLSWNDIKISEIFHDIFSIAFLNDIKLPHEFVSISKTFILLQDLLKRLAPDLNGFVIAKPIAKKMIKQSFFAKQISCDIGKSLLDYKEVLVELPLVVLDFLSKMEEDDFIPKFEVKNIDNIQKKFDRNINRISFSIVLLSVSIIIAGIIIGSGLSSKNGAEMYILNIMVLKIGLIIAGIIILGLIISMFRSNGFK encoded by the coding sequence ATGAAAATAAACTCTAATAAAGCTGTTAAAAGGTATAAACAAATTGTAAACATTCTTCTGAAATATGGTTTTGGATTAATTATGGAAAAAATTGGAATATTAAAGCATCTAAATATAAAAAAAACCGCTTCAAATGATAAAATGGTCAATATTAAATTTTCTAGAGGTGAAAGACTAAGGTTAGCATTTGAAGAACTTGGACCTGTATTTATAAAATTAGGACAGTTTCTAAGTACCAGAGAAGACATTTTTCCAAAGGATATTATCGAAGAACTTAAAAAACTTCAAGATTCTGTGAAGCCTTTTTCTTTTTCAGATGTAAAACTAATGATTGAAACAGAATTTAATGAAAAGATTGAAAATATATATAAAGAATTTGATAAAAATCCTTTAGCTGCTGCATCTATATCTCAAGTGCATCGTGCCAGATTAAACTCCGGAAAAGACGTAGCTGTTAAGATTCAACGGCCTAAGATAGAGAAGGATATTTCTCTTGATTTGAAAATTTTAAAAGATATATCTAATTTCATTAATCACTATACAAAGTATGGTAAATTATATGACTTTAAAAGTATGGCCCTTGAATTTGAGAATAACATTAAAGGTGAACTTGATTTTATAAAAGAGGGTGAAAATACTGAAATATTTAGAAATAATTGTAAACAAGATAAAAGTATAAAGGCTCCAGAAATTAAGTGGATTTATACATCAAAGCGTGTACTTACGATGGAATACGTTGACGGTATAAAAATAGACAAATTTGATGAGTTAGATAAAGCTGGGCTAGATAAAAAAATGTTAGCTAAAAAGATTTCTGAATCAATATGTAATCAGATATTCCGGGATGGATTTTTCCATGGAGATCCCCACCCGGGAAATCTTCTTGTTTTATCAGATGGAAGGATAGTATTTTTAGATTTTGGCATTGTATGTAGACTGGGAGAAGAGAGAAAAAGGATAATGGCCGATTTCTTTGTGGGTATTGCCCTGAAAGATAAAAGAAAGATTATTAAATCATTTATTGATATGGGTACAGTTAGAAGCAGACAGAATTTTAAAAAATTTGAAATAGAGCTAGGAGAAATAATTGATAAATATATGACATTGTCTTGGAATGATATAAAAATTAGTGAAATTTTTCATGATATTTTTAGTATTGCATTCTTAAATGATATTAAATTACCTCATGAATTTGTATCAATTTCCAAGACATTCATATTACTTCAGGATTTATTAAAAAGACTAGCACCTGATTTGAATGGTTTTGTTATAGCTAAACCAATAGCAAAGAAAATGATTAAACAATCCTTTTTTGCAAAGCAGATCAGCTGTGATATAGGTAAAAGTCTTCTGGATTACAAGGAGGTATTAGTAGAATTACCATTGGTTGTATTAGATTTTCTAAGTAAAATGGAGGAAGACGATTTTATTCCCAAATTTGAAGTGAAAAATATTGATAATATTCAAAAAAAGTTTGACAGGAATATTAATAGAATTTCTTTCAGTATTGTATTACTTTCAGTAAGTATAATTATTGCAGGGATTATCATTGGTTCAGGATTAAGTTCAAAAAACGGAGCTGAAATGTATATTTTAAATATTATGGTACTTAAAATTGGACTAATCATTGCAGGAATTATCATTTTAGGACTGATCATATCTATGTTTAGGTCAAATGGATTTAAATAG
- the gatC gene encoding Asp-tRNA(Asn)/Glu-tRNA(Gln) amidotransferase subunit GatC codes for MTITIKDVEYVSNLARLEFEEKEKVKLVKDLNKILEYMEKLDELYTEEENIIVNPYYMENKFREDILESSLDIQWVLDNSPGNFQEYIVVPKVVK; via the coding sequence ATGACCATTACAATAAAAGATGTGGAGTATGTATCAAATCTGGCCAGATTGGAATTTGAGGAAAAAGAAAAAGTAAAACTTGTAAAAGATTTAAATAAAATATTAGAGTATATGGAAAAGTTGGATGAGCTTTATACAGAAGAAGAGAATATAATTGTAAATCCTTATTATATGGAAAATAAATTCAGGGAAGATATTTTAGAATCTTCTTTGGATATACAGTGGGTACTAGATAATTCTCCTGGTAACTTTCAGGAATATATAGTAGTGCCTAAGGTGGTAAAATAA
- a CDS encoding YidC/Oxa1 family membrane protein insertase, which produces MIDFIAFPIGHLLKFIYEHIAFNNYGVAIIELTVIIKTLLLPLYIKQYHAASGISNIQYKVQEIQKKHKNNKEKLNQEIMKLYKENNVNPASGCLPLLFQMPILFSLYYVVSQPLKYMTGKSPAAIQQLFEMIPQGSDRITNMHDLSIINYFSKHLDKLSDVKGMLEKDDLLNMNFLGMNLGSVPNLHFNHIDTNNLLILLIPLLAAATTYISTKYSTNQTVSQTSDKQIADSMQGNMNLIASVVTGFMAFTLPAGMGIYWITGNIYQIFQQMFMNKFVIKKSLNNNKKGKKRLRSN; this is translated from the coding sequence ATGATTGATTTTATAGCGTTCCCTATAGGACACCTTTTAAAATTTATATATGAACACATAGCATTTAATAATTACGGAGTTGCTATTATTGAGCTAACAGTTATTATTAAAACTTTATTACTACCATTATATATTAAACAGTATCATGCAGCATCAGGAATTAGTAACATTCAATATAAGGTGCAGGAAATTCAAAAAAAACATAAAAATAATAAGGAAAAACTAAATCAAGAAATAATGAAACTATATAAAGAAAATAATGTAAATCCTGCAAGTGGATGTTTGCCTTTATTATTTCAAATGCCAATACTTTTTTCTCTATATTATGTTGTGTCACAACCTTTAAAATACATGACTGGTAAATCTCCGGCGGCCATTCAGCAATTGTTTGAAATGATTCCACAAGGTTCAGATAGAATAACTAATATGCATGATTTAAGTATAATAAATTATTTTAGCAAACACCTTGATAAGTTATCAGATGTTAAAGGAATGCTAGAAAAAGATGATTTACTAAATATGAATTTTTTAGGGATGAATTTAGGTTCGGTGCCAAACTTGCATTTTAATCATATAGACACTAATAACTTGCTTATTTTACTAATTCCACTTTTAGCTGCAGCTACTACCTATATATCAACGAAGTATTCAACAAATCAAACAGTTTCACAAACAAGTGATAAGCAGATTGCAGATTCTATGCAGGGAAATATGAATTTGATTGCGTCAGTAGTAACAGGATTTATGGCTTTTACTTTACCAGCTGGCATGGGAATCTATTGGATAACAGGGAATATATATCAGATATTTCAACAAATGTTTATGAATAAGTTTGTAATAAAAAAATCTTTAAATAATAATAAAAAGGGTAAAAAAAGATTACGGTCAAATTGA